The following coding sequences are from one Ornithodoros turicata isolate Travis chromosome 1, ASM3712646v1, whole genome shotgun sequence window:
- the LOC135379111 gene encoding zinc finger protein 324A-like yields the protein MKRELRLQLIYRNMRRRQKSAQAVLLQVLAVRRRVQHRVVPRPAPPVAAPLHGKEAPLSPVQLRHRLHDQPQGARADAHGREALHLSHLLQKVLAEGNVEGALQDGSHGGAGPAAVDVDAPQKRILAEGRKVKQEEGGEEGQFACSPCGGAFVSETFLQEHRGEKRPGGGDKHRCRFCDYASADAFCVRKHERVHTGERPHVCQVCSKGFAQRSNLVKHLRMVHRGERVYKCATCGDSFQQKHHLKDHGRVHTKERPHVCELCGTAFTLKRNLRRHLRLTSCNGHNK from the exons acgacagaagagtGCACAGGCCGTACTCCTTCAAGTGCTCGCAGTGCGGCGCCGCGTTCAACACCGAGTCGTCCCTCGCCCTGCACCGCCGGTCGCGGCTCCCCTGCACGGGAAGGAGGCACCGCTGTCGCCTGTGCAACTACGCCACCGACTACACGACCAGCCTCAGGGCGCACGAGCGgacgcacacgggcgagaagccctaCATCTGTCACATCTGCTTCAAAAGGTTCTCGCAGAAGGGAACGTTGAAGGCGCACTCCAAGACGGTTCACATGGGGGAGCAGGCCCTGCAGCTGTGGACGTAGACGCCCCTCAAAAAAGGATTCTCGCGGAAGGGAGGAAAG TTAAGCAAGAAGAAGGCGGCGAGGAAGGACAGTTCGCGTGCTCCCCCTGCGGCGGAGCCTTCGTCTCCGAGACGTTCCTGCAGGAGCACCGCGGGGAGAAGCGCCCGGGCGGGGGAGACAAGCACCGGTGCAGGTTCTGCGACTACGCGAGCGCGGACGCCTTCTGCGTCCGCAAGCACGAGCGGGTCCACACGGGGGAGAGGCCGCACGTCTGCCAGGTCTGCAGCAAGGGGTTTGCGCAGAGGAGCAACCTGGTGAAGCACCTGCGGATGGTGCACCGGGGGGAGAGGGTGTACAAGTGCGCCACCTGCGGGGACAGCTTCCAGCAGAAGCACCACCTGAAGGACCACGGGAGGGTGCACACCAAGGAGAGGCCCCACGTCTGCGAGCTGTGCGGCACCGCGTTCACGCTGAAGCGGAACCTGCGGAGGCACCTGCGCCTCACCAGCTGCAACGGCCACAATAAGTAG